A stretch of Rhodoferax potami DNA encodes these proteins:
- the ispE gene encoding 4-(cytidine 5'-diphospho)-2-C-methyl-D-erythritol kinase, whose product MQSLYDIPAPAKLNLFLHIVGRREDGYHLLQSPFMLIDWSDTLHFDLRSDGGISREDLSWALPEDDLVLRAARALQQATGCALGAHIGIHKSIPAQAGMGGGSSDAASTLLVLNRLWNLNLPLPALLAIGLKLGADVPFFLGGKNAWVEGIGEKLTPIDIPVSPWLVVKPGAGLETKRIFSDPSLKRDSECATIYGFAAHTFENVLKTTRNDLQAIAQTLCPEMNQALQWLNSKGLSGRMTGSGSAVFAHCTQDIEMGNAPTDCQVRLCSSLDVHPLQGWAPSDGLSVGSV is encoded by the coding sequence ATGCAGTCGCTCTACGACATCCCCGCCCCCGCCAAGCTCAACTTGTTCCTTCATATCGTGGGTCGCCGCGAGGATGGATATCACCTGTTGCAGTCCCCCTTTATGCTGATTGATTGGAGTGACACCCTCCACTTCGACCTGCGCAGTGATGGCGGTATCAGCCGCGAGGATCTGAGCTGGGCCTTGCCGGAAGACGATCTCGTACTCCGCGCAGCCCGCGCCTTGCAGCAAGCCACCGGCTGCGCCTTGGGTGCCCACATCGGCATCCACAAATCCATCCCGGCGCAAGCAGGCATGGGCGGAGGGTCTTCGGATGCAGCGTCTACGTTGCTGGTCTTGAATCGCCTGTGGAACTTGAATCTGCCGCTGCCTGCGCTGCTAGCGATCGGCCTGAAACTGGGTGCAGATGTGCCCTTTTTCCTCGGCGGAAAGAACGCGTGGGTAGAAGGCATCGGAGAAAAACTGACCCCCATCGACATCCCGGTTTCGCCTTGGTTGGTCGTGAAACCCGGGGCCGGTTTAGAAACAAAACGAATTTTTTCCGATCCAAGCTTGAAACGTGATTCAGAGTGCGCTACAATCTATGGCTTCGCTGCACACACTTTCGAAAATGTCTTAAAGACAACAAGAAATGATTTGCAGGCCATAGCCCAGACGCTGTGCCCGGAAATGAACCAAGCCCTTCAGTGGCTGAATTCAAAAGGTCTCAGTGGTCGAATGACTGGTTCAGGAAGCGCAGTTTTTGCGCACTGCACTCAGGACATCGAAATGGGTAATGCGCCTACTGATTGTCAAGTCAGGTTGTGCAGTAGTTTGGATGTTCACCCCCTTCAGGGATGGGCACCCAGCGATGGTTTATCGGTGGGTAGCGTTTAG
- a CDS encoding outer membrane lipoprotein LolB → MSWGIRTRARLTLWIAIFLIAGCAHKPGANSTFPAESQWSGRLALKVQSTPPQAFSADFELGGSAEAGQLAFYTPLGTTATKLQWAPGTATLAAEGQIRQFDSVEALVQQATGAELPVQALFDWLRGTATPVPGWSVDLSTLEQGRLTAQRDDPSLPRVELRIILQP, encoded by the coding sequence ATGAGCTGGGGAATCCGGACCCGAGCGCGCCTCACGCTCTGGATTGCTATTTTTTTGATAGCAGGTTGCGCACATAAACCGGGCGCGAACAGCACTTTTCCTGCTGAATCGCAGTGGAGCGGCAGACTGGCCCTCAAAGTGCAGAGCACGCCACCCCAAGCCTTCAGCGCCGACTTTGAATTGGGTGGTTCAGCCGAAGCAGGCCAGCTGGCCTTTTACACCCCCCTCGGCACTACTGCGACAAAGCTGCAATGGGCGCCCGGCACCGCAACCCTCGCGGCAGAAGGACAAATCCGCCAGTTTGACTCTGTCGAGGCACTGGTGCAGCAGGCTACCGGCGCCGAGCTCCCGGTGCAAGCGCTGTTTGATTGGCTCCGGGGTACGGCTACGCCCGTGCCAGGCTGGTCCGTGGACCTGAGTACCCTAGAGCAAGGTCGATTAACGGCCCAGCGCGATGACCCATCGCTGCCGCGTGTTGAGTTGCGAATCATTCTGCAGCCCTGA
- a CDS encoding tetratricopeptide repeat protein has product MHRTQRLIAIASVVAGLIPFGSAQAVAPAPITNSDLNAGLMYQILVAEMSAFNGDETNAFSLTLDAARRANSPRLYERAVELALRARSADFALEAARAWQRGFPSSKDANRYILQILIGTNRLSELTEPLKRELQGLSGKDRVGTINVLPRYFQRVTDKTLAAAVLEQALAADLPTTLYGPAAWSAVGVMRIGAGNLPGALDAAQRGAALDANAEEPAVLALNLMDAKAPAAEAIVRKYLAGNALPEIRMGYGRALIGAQRFAEALTQMQLINTQKPDFADAWLVRGSLEIQDKGPAAAEKSLKQYLSLLPAEQDPNDETETGRGAVQAYLLLAQIAELNGKPDEANALLQRIKSPQDALRVTVRRATLLARQGKLDEARAAIRNAPERQADDARTKLATEIQLLRDYKQMSEAYTLLTTAVQTYPDDNTFAYDLAMVAEKLGRPEEMETLLRKLIAKAPDYHHAYNALGYSLADRGIRLPEARQLIQKALEFAPADPFIVDSLAWVEFRSGNLPEAQRLLQQAYASRQDAEIAAHLGEVLWVSGQREAATKIWQQGLELQKDNETLRETIQRLNPSL; this is encoded by the coding sequence ATGCACCGCACCCAACGCCTCATCGCTATCGCTTCCGTCGTGGCCGGACTCATTCCATTCGGGTCCGCGCAGGCTGTGGCGCCGGCGCCCATCACAAACTCGGACCTCAACGCCGGGCTGATGTACCAGATCCTGGTGGCAGAAATGAGCGCCTTCAATGGCGATGAGACCAATGCGTTCTCCTTGACCCTGGATGCAGCCCGGCGCGCCAATTCACCGCGGCTGTACGAGCGGGCGGTAGAGCTGGCCCTACGCGCCCGAAGCGCGGACTTTGCGCTGGAGGCCGCCCGTGCCTGGCAGCGGGGGTTCCCAAGCTCGAAAGATGCCAATCGCTACATCTTGCAAATATTGATAGGCACGAACCGCCTGTCTGAACTGACCGAACCACTCAAACGCGAACTCCAAGGCCTCTCGGGAAAGGACCGGGTAGGCACTATTAATGTGTTGCCACGCTATTTCCAGCGGGTAACCGATAAAACACTGGCCGCAGCGGTGCTCGAACAGGCGCTGGCAGCAGACCTGCCCACCACGCTCTACGGACCCGCGGCGTGGAGCGCTGTCGGCGTGATGCGAATCGGCGCTGGCAACCTGCCCGGCGCGCTGGATGCAGCCCAACGTGGCGCCGCGCTGGATGCCAACGCGGAAGAGCCGGCAGTACTCGCCCTGAATTTGATGGATGCCAAAGCGCCCGCCGCCGAGGCGATCGTGCGCAAGTACTTGGCTGGCAATGCGCTACCCGAAATCCGCATGGGCTACGGGCGGGCCTTGATAGGTGCGCAGCGGTTTGCCGAAGCACTCACCCAAATGCAGCTGATCAACACGCAAAAGCCGGATTTTGCGGATGCTTGGTTGGTACGTGGGTCTCTGGAAATCCAGGACAAAGGCCCGGCCGCGGCAGAGAAATCACTCAAGCAATACCTGAGCCTGCTCCCCGCCGAACAAGACCCCAATGACGAGACCGAAACCGGACGGGGCGCGGTACAAGCCTATTTATTGCTCGCCCAGATTGCAGAACTGAACGGCAAGCCCGACGAAGCCAACGCACTCCTGCAACGGATCAAAAGCCCCCAAGACGCCTTGCGGGTGACTGTGCGCCGCGCCACGCTGCTGGCCCGCCAGGGCAAGCTGGATGAAGCCCGTGCCGCGATCCGCAACGCCCCTGAGCGACAAGCCGATGACGCCCGCACCAAGCTGGCCACCGAAATCCAGCTGCTCCGCGACTACAAGCAAATGAGCGAGGCCTACACCTTGCTCACAACCGCGGTGCAGACCTACCCGGATGACAACACCTTTGCCTACGACTTGGCCATGGTGGCAGAAAAACTCGGTCGACCTGAGGAGATGGAAACCCTGCTGCGCAAGCTGATTGCCAAAGCGCCGGACTACCACCACGCGTACAACGCATTGGGCTATTCCTTGGCGGACCGTGGCATACGCCTGCCAGAGGCGCGGCAACTGATCCAAAAGGCGTTGGAGTTTGCACCCGCAGACCCCTTTATCGTCGACAGCCTCGCGTGGGTGGAGTTCCGCAGCGGCAATCTCCCCGAAGCACAGCGCCTATTGCAGCAAGCCTATGCCAGCCGGCAGGACGCAGAAATAGCAGCCCATTTGGGCGAAGTGCTGTGGGTCTCAGGGCAGCGCGAAGCGGCTACCAAAATTTGGCAGCAGGGCTTGGAACTGCAAAAAGACAACGAAACCCTGCGCGAGACCATCCAGCGGCTGAACCCGTCCTTATGA
- the mutM gene encoding bifunctional DNA-formamidopyrimidine glycosylase/DNA-(apurinic or apyrimidinic site) lyase, producing MPELPEVEVTRRSFADRITGATIQAVHMGKPLRWPLQCEPASLAGMRVRGVRRRGKYLLIDLSEGLLLVHLGMSGSVVFDRHLPPAGVHDHFDMVTDLGTLRLHDPRRFGAVVFAAGEADPVAQKLLGHLGVEPLGDGFEVAVFLAGLRQRKAPIKQVLLAGEVVVGVGNIYASEALFLAGIRPTSPANSISKPRVAKLHAAVKDVLSRAVEKGGSTLRDFSNANGESGYFQLEANVYGREGAPCRVCATPVRAIRQGQRSTYFCMICQKR from the coding sequence ATGCCTGAATTGCCCGAAGTTGAAGTCACCCGCCGGAGTTTTGCCGACCGCATCACCGGCGCCACGATTCAGGCAGTGCACATGGGCAAACCTTTGCGCTGGCCATTGCAATGCGAGCCAGCATCGTTGGCGGGCATGCGGGTGCGTGGCGTCCGGCGCCGGGGCAAGTATCTGTTGATCGACCTCAGCGAAGGCTTGCTGCTGGTGCACTTGGGCATGTCGGGTTCGGTGGTCTTTGACCGGCATTTGCCGCCCGCGGGTGTGCACGACCACTTTGACATGGTCACCGATCTCGGCACCCTGCGCCTGCACGACCCCCGCCGCTTCGGCGCTGTGGTGTTTGCGGCGGGTGAGGCAGACCCGGTTGCGCAAAAACTGCTGGGCCACTTGGGCGTAGAGCCTTTGGGTGACGGTTTTGAGGTGGCCGTTTTTCTGGCCGGGCTGCGGCAGCGCAAAGCCCCCATCAAACAAGTGCTCTTGGCCGGCGAGGTGGTGGTGGGGGTGGGCAATATTTATGCGTCCGAGGCCTTGTTCTTGGCGGGTATACGCCCCACCAGCCCGGCCAACAGCATCAGCAAGCCGCGCGTGGCCAAGCTGCATGCGGCGGTGAAGGATGTGCTGAGCCGCGCGGTAGAGAAGGGCGGCAGCACGCTGCGCGACTTTTCCAACGCCAATGGCGAGAGTGGCTACTTTCAATTAGAGGCCAATGTCTACGGCCGTGAAGGCGCGCCTTGTCGTGTGTGTGCGACACCGGTGCGAGCGATCCGGCAAGGGCAGCGGTCTACCTATTTCTGCATGATTTGCCAGAAGCGCTAG
- a CDS encoding dynamin family protein, translating to MATSFNDQFDQHGTWRREFALRLKLLAEWLKDHELLDAGVEERLLRLETQLRSDKVMVAFVAEFSRGKSEMINALFFAGYGRRIMPASAGRTTMCPTEMGYDAEVPPCLRLLPIETRLQPQALMEWRMAPEKWTRIDLDVNNPQQLAKALEKVAETIRVTQEEARALGFWNAQAPEDNPMVDAQGMVEVPRWRHALINIAHPLLKQGLVILDTPGLNAIGAEPELTVSLIPQAHAVVFMLGADTGVTKSDLAIWREHLITESTDPEARLVVLNKIDTLWDALSTPAQIQTQIDRQRTSTADILGISKERVIAVSAQKGLVAKVTEDDALLRQSCLPVLEDVLGHGMMGKRQQILASAMKGGITDLRAETGRVINIRKRDLTEQMMELQSLQGKNANVIKHMRNRISQEQAEFDQGGAKIHAVRSVHLRLLREVFNILGAAMLKKEMAGLGDTLLQKGLKLGVKRAYSETFDRLRANLQRVQALCAEIQTMLEASFTALNAEYGFSLQPPAQPDMARFTVDLDTIERNHLQYLGLGNAFRLAQPEFADRLVRALSTRLRTVHETALADVELWSKASAAQLDAQLRERRRNFVRRIEAIDRISQAAGGLEDRIGEINLQSNALNVLDDKLMELTSYLVAAHQSSTALTEVDVELV from the coding sequence GTGGCTACTTCATTCAACGATCAATTTGACCAACACGGCACATGGCGGCGTGAGTTTGCGCTGCGCCTGAAGCTGCTGGCCGAATGGCTGAAAGACCACGAGTTGCTGGATGCCGGCGTCGAAGAGCGCCTGTTGCGCCTGGAGACCCAGCTGCGCTCTGACAAGGTGATGGTGGCCTTTGTGGCCGAGTTCTCGCGCGGCAAGTCCGAGATGATCAACGCCTTGTTCTTTGCGGGCTACGGCCGGCGCATCATGCCGGCCAGCGCAGGCCGCACCACCATGTGCCCCACTGAGATGGGTTATGACGCTGAGGTGCCCCCCTGCCTGCGCCTGCTCCCGATCGAGACCCGCCTGCAACCCCAGGCGCTGATGGAATGGCGCATGGCGCCCGAGAAGTGGACCCGCATCGACCTCGATGTGAACAATCCCCAGCAACTGGCCAAGGCCTTGGAAAAAGTCGCCGAAACCATTCGGGTGACACAAGAAGAGGCCCGCGCCTTGGGCTTCTGGAATGCCCAAGCCCCTGAAGACAACCCCATGGTGGACGCGCAGGGCATGGTCGAAGTGCCGCGCTGGCGCCATGCGCTCATCAATATTGCCCACCCGCTGCTCAAGCAGGGGTTGGTGATTCTGGACACCCCGGGCCTGAACGCCATCGGCGCTGAGCCGGAGCTGACCGTCAGCCTGATTCCCCAGGCCCACGCCGTGGTGTTCATGTTGGGCGCCGACACCGGGGTGACCAAGTCTGACTTGGCTATCTGGCGCGAGCACCTGATCACCGAGTCCACCGACCCCGAAGCGCGTTTGGTGGTGCTCAACAAGATCGACACGCTGTGGGACGCCCTCAGTACCCCCGCCCAGATTCAGACCCAGATCGACCGCCAGCGCACCAGCACCGCTGATATTTTGGGGATTTCCAAAGAGCGGGTGATTGCGGTGTCGGCCCAGAAGGGCCTGGTCGCCAAGGTCACCGAAGACGATGCGTTGCTGCGCCAGAGTTGCCTGCCGGTGCTCGAAGACGTGCTCGGCCACGGCATGATGGGCAAGCGCCAGCAGATTCTGGCTTCCGCCATGAAGGGCGGAATTACGGATTTGCGGGCTGAAACCGGTCGCGTCATCAACATCCGTAAGCGCGACCTGACCGAGCAGATGATGGAGTTGCAAAGCCTGCAGGGCAAAAACGCCAACGTCATCAAGCACATGCGCAACCGCATCTCGCAAGAGCAGGCCGAGTTTGACCAGGGCGGCGCCAAGATCCATGCAGTGCGCTCAGTGCATCTGCGCCTGCTGCGCGAGGTGTTCAACATTTTGGGCGCAGCCATGCTCAAGAAAGAAATGGCCGGGCTGGGTGACACGTTGCTGCAAAAGGGCCTCAAGTTGGGCGTCAAGCGGGCTTACAGCGAAACCTTTGACCGCCTGCGTGCCAACCTGCAGCGGGTGCAAGCCCTGTGCGCCGAAATCCAGACCATGCTGGAGGCCAGCTTTACCGCGCTGAACGCCGAATACGGCTTCTCGCTGCAGCCACCGGCGCAGCCGGACATGGCCCGATTCACGGTGGATCTGGACACGATCGAACGCAATCACCTGCAGTATTTGGGCTTGGGCAATGCCTTCCGCCTGGCCCAGCCGGAGTTTGCAGACCGCTTGGTGCGCGCCTTGTCCACGCGGTTGCGCACGGTCCACGAAACCGCCTTGGCAGATGTAGAGCTCTGGAGCAAAGCGTCTGCAGCGCAGCTCGATGCCCAACTGCGCGAGCGCCGCCGCAATTTTGTGCGCCGTATTGAAGCGATTGACCGCATCTCGCAGGCCGCGGGTGGCCTGGAGGACCGCATCGGTGAAATCAATCTGCAGAGCAACGCCCTGAATGTGCTGGACGACAAGCTCATGGAGCTCACCTCCTACCTGGTAGCGGCGCACCAGAGCAGCACCGCGCTGACCGAAGTCGACGTCGAACTGGTCTGA
- the mutY gene encoding A/G-specific adenine glycosylase gives MATPSFATAVVRWQAQHGRNSLPWQNTQDPYRVWLSEIMLQQTQVATVIGYFDRFLARCPTVADLAAASSDEVMGLWSGLGYYSRARNLHRCAQLVMELHGGAFPRDAATLVTLPGIGRSTAAAIASLCFDERVAIMDANVKRVLTRVLGFDADLASTKNERALWDQATALLPSAAEVATEGPRVMPRYTQGMMDLGASLCSPKRPSCLLCPVQNQCAAAKAGDAERYPVRTRKLKRSSQSLWLLWLRRVDGAVWLSKRPTPGVWAGLQCFPLFESEDALRAALPPAFAGDLHFLPAVTHVLTHKDLFMHPAQVECAQVAMDLIASGLGEGAWFTPAEWAAAGLPAPVRKLLEG, from the coding sequence ATGGCGACACCGAGTTTTGCCACCGCCGTGGTGCGCTGGCAGGCGCAGCATGGCCGCAACAGCCTGCCTTGGCAAAACACCCAAGACCCGTACCGGGTGTGGCTGTCAGAGATCATGCTGCAGCAAACGCAGGTGGCCACCGTCATCGGCTATTTCGACCGCTTTTTGGCCCGCTGCCCTACGGTGGCAGACCTGGCCGCCGCCAGCAGTGACGAGGTCATGGGCCTGTGGAGCGGCCTGGGCTACTACAGCCGCGCCCGCAATTTGCACCGCTGCGCCCAGCTGGTCATGGAGCTGCACGGCGGTGCCTTCCCGCGCGATGCGGCCACGCTGGTCACCTTGCCCGGTATAGGCCGCTCCACCGCTGCGGCGATTGCCTCGCTGTGTTTTGACGAGCGGGTGGCCATCATGGATGCCAACGTCAAGCGTGTGCTCACCCGCGTGCTGGGGTTTGACGCCGATCTGGCCTCCACCAAGAATGAGCGCGCTCTGTGGGACCAGGCCACAGCCCTGCTGCCCAGCGCGGCCGAGGTGGCCACTGAGGGCCCGCGTGTGATGCCGCGCTACACACAGGGCATGATGGATTTGGGCGCCTCGCTTTGCAGCCCCAAGCGGCCCAGCTGTTTGCTCTGCCCGGTGCAAAACCAGTGCGCTGCTGCCAAGGCAGGAGACGCCGAGCGCTACCCGGTGCGCACCCGCAAGCTCAAGCGCAGCAGCCAGAGCCTGTGGCTCTTGTGGTTGCGGCGTGTTGATGGCGCAGTGTGGCTGAGCAAGCGCCCCACGCCTGGTGTGTGGGCGGGCTTGCAGTGCTTTCCGCTGTTTGAGAGTGAAGACGCGTTGCGCGCCGCGCTACCGCCCGCGTTTGCTGGCGACTTGCACTTCCTGCCCGCAGTGACCCATGTGCTCACGCATAAAGACCTATTTATGCATCCAGCGCAGGTGGAATGTGCGCAAGTTGCTATGGATTTAATAGCAAGTGGCTTGGGCGAGGGCGCTTGGTTTACGCCCGCCGAATGGGCTGCGGCGGGCTTGCCGGCACCTGTGCGAAAGCTGTTGGAAGGCTAG
- the rapZ gene encoding RNase adapter RapZ, with amino-acid sequence MSSLHTSMEIVLITGMSGSGKSVALHALEDAGFYCVDNLPPELLLPFVELERQHDAQRIAIAMDVRSAVSLPLVPQQLAAVRALGVVVKPLFLDSTTDTLVRRYSETRRKHPLSQGSSDHGERDERRALVDAIELERELLADLREQAHVIDSSIIRPSQLQSYVKALIASPGGQLTLVFESFAFKRGVPTDADYVFDVRMLPNPHYNPELKHLTGRDQPVMDFLMAEDAVALMQHHIAHFLESWLDALASDHRSYVTVAIGCTGGQHRSVFLVEQLAKRFSGEWITLKRHREMDARA; translated from the coding sequence ATGAGCTCTCTACACACGTCGATGGAAATTGTGCTGATCACCGGCATGTCGGGTTCCGGCAAATCGGTGGCGCTTCACGCCTTGGAAGACGCAGGCTTTTACTGCGTCGACAACCTGCCGCCCGAGCTGCTGCTGCCCTTTGTGGAGCTGGAACGCCAGCACGACGCACAGCGCATCGCCATTGCGATGGATGTGCGCAGCGCGGTCTCACTGCCTTTAGTGCCCCAGCAACTGGCTGCGGTGCGGGCGCTGGGCGTGGTGGTCAAGCCTTTGTTTTTGGACTCCACCACCGACACGCTGGTGCGCCGCTACTCTGAGACCCGACGCAAGCACCCCTTGTCACAGGGTAGCTCCGACCATGGCGAGCGCGATGAGCGCCGCGCGCTGGTCGATGCGATTGAGCTGGAGCGCGAGCTGCTGGCCGACCTGCGCGAGCAGGCCCATGTGATTGACTCCAGCATCATCCGCCCCTCGCAGTTGCAGAGCTATGTCAAAGCGCTGATCGCCTCGCCCGGGGGGCAACTCACGCTGGTGTTTGAATCGTTTGCCTTCAAACGGGGCGTGCCCACCGATGCGGACTACGTGTTCGATGTGCGCATGCTGCCCAACCCGCACTACAACCCCGAGCTCAAGCACCTGACCGGGCGGGACCAGCCGGTGATGGATTTCCTGATGGCCGAAGATGCCGTGGCGCTCATGCAGCACCACATTGCCCACTTTCTGGAAAGCTGGCTCGATGCTTTGGCGAGCGACCACCGCAGCTATGTCACCGTGGCCATCGGTTGCACGGGCGGCCAACACCGCTCGGTGTTTTTGGTAGAACAACTCGCCAAGCGCTTCAGTGGTGAGTGGATCACCCTCAAGCGCCACCGCGAGATGGACGCAAGAGCCTAA
- the recN gene encoding DNA repair protein RecN, with protein sequence MALKRIVLRDFVIVSELELDLESGFSVLTGETGAGKSILIDALQLVTGARADTGVIREGAARTDVSAEFDNAPGLQAVLDEAGFESGDTLLLRRTVDTQGKSRAWVNGSPATAQQLRTIGEQLLDIHGQHAWQSLTRPEAVRGLLDAYAKLDTSALGSLWATWRQTQQALTQAQAAQDSLQRERERLAWQIGEVDKLNPGTDEWPELNASHSRLANGQALIDAAQGAVNLLEDDDTNALAPLHAALQLLQAQSHLEAEFKDAIEALNSSVAQIEDTVHSLRSYARRAELDPERLAELDERMSLWVSLARRYKRPPEELAELWASWKTELAQLDAAADLDGLQAKERKAQAAFMAEAKALSKQRAKAAPLLAQSITHAMQGLGMQGGRFEVALEPLAQPQASGLEDVQFLAAGHAGSTPRPVGKVASGGELSRMALAIAVTTSRLGTAQTLIFDEVDSGVGGAVAETVGRLMQQLGSDRQVLAVTHLPQVAACAHHHLVVSKQLQGKATLSTVAPVGGEQRVAEIARMLGGEKLSGTTLAHAKEMLQSGL encoded by the coding sequence ATGGCACTCAAGCGAATTGTTCTCAGAGACTTTGTGATCGTCAGCGAGCTGGAGCTGGACCTCGAATCCGGCTTTTCGGTGCTGACAGGTGAAACTGGCGCGGGCAAATCCATCCTGATTGATGCGCTGCAGCTCGTCACTGGCGCGCGCGCCGACACCGGCGTGATCCGCGAAGGCGCGGCCCGCACCGATGTGAGCGCTGAGTTTGACAACGCGCCCGGCCTGCAAGCTGTACTGGACGAGGCCGGGTTTGAGAGTGGCGACACCCTGCTGCTGCGCCGCACGGTAGATACGCAGGGCAAAAGCCGCGCCTGGGTGAATGGCAGCCCCGCCACCGCGCAGCAGTTGCGCACCATCGGCGAGCAGCTGCTGGACATTCACGGCCAGCACGCCTGGCAAAGCCTGACCCGGCCTGAGGCAGTGCGCGGCTTGCTGGACGCCTATGCCAAGTTGGACACCAGCGCTCTGGGCAGCCTGTGGGCCACCTGGCGCCAGACCCAACAAGCCCTCACCCAAGCCCAAGCCGCACAAGACAGCCTGCAGCGCGAGCGCGAACGTCTGGCCTGGCAGATTGGCGAGGTAGACAAGCTCAACCCCGGTACCGACGAGTGGCCCGAGCTCAACGCCAGCCATAGCCGCCTGGCCAATGGGCAGGCGCTGATTGATGCCGCCCAAGGCGCCGTCAACCTGCTGGAAGACGACGACACCAATGCGCTAGCCCCGCTGCACGCTGCCCTGCAGCTGCTGCAAGCCCAGTCGCACCTGGAAGCCGAATTCAAAGATGCCATTGAGGCCCTGAACTCCAGCGTCGCGCAGATAGAAGATACGGTACACAGCCTGCGCTCTTATGCCCGCCGCGCCGAGCTGGACCCGGAGCGGCTGGCGGAGCTGGACGAACGCATGTCGCTCTGGGTGAGCCTGGCGCGCCGCTACAAGCGCCCGCCCGAAGAGCTGGCCGAGTTGTGGGCGAGCTGGAAAACCGAGCTAGCCCAGTTGGATGCCGCCGCTGACCTGGACGGCCTGCAAGCCAAAGAGCGCAAGGCCCAAGCCGCCTTCATGGCGGAGGCCAAAGCCCTCTCCAAACAACGCGCCAAGGCCGCACCCTTGCTGGCCCAAAGCATCACCCATGCCATGCAAGGGCTGGGCATGCAAGGCGGCCGGTTTGAGGTGGCACTGGAGCCCTTGGCCCAGCCCCAGGCCAGCGGGCTGGAAGACGTGCAGTTTCTGGCCGCGGGCCATGCGGGCAGCACACCGCGCCCGGTGGGTAAGGTGGCCTCGGGCGGCGAGCTGTCGCGCATGGCGCTCGCCATTGCGGTGACCACCAGCCGCTTGGGCACCGCCCAGACCTTGATATTTGACGAGGTGGATTCCGGCGTAGGCGGCGCAGTCGCCGAAACCGTGGGCCGCCTCATGCAGCAGCTGGGCAGCGACCGCCAGGTGCTGGCCGTGACCCACCTGCCCCAAGTAGCCGCCTGCGCGCACCACCATTTGGTGGTTTCCAAGCAGCTGCAAGGCAAAGCCACCCTGAGCACCGTGGCCCCCGTGGGCGGCGAGCAGCGCGTGGCCGAAATTGCCCGCATGCTAGGTGGGGAGAAACTCTCAGGCACTACGCTGGCACACGCGAAAGAAATGTTGCAGTCAGGCCTATAA
- a CDS encoding NAD kinase — MLSLFRHVALIGKYQTTGTSAAGASSRKSLDEIAHYLMDQGCEVVIEADTAANTGLSNYTTMDVDGIGTHCDLALVVGGDGTMLGIGRQLARYQVPLIGINSGRLGFITDIRFEQYKTTLAPMLAGHYEVDDRALMRARVMRDGHCVFEAEAMNDVVVNRGATSGMVELRVEVDGHFVANQRADGLIIASPTGSTAYAMSAGGPLLHPSIAAWVMVPIAPHTLSNRPIALADSAHIAIEIVAGRDASANFDMQSLASLMHGDRIEVTRSQHKVRFLHPKGWTYFDTLRQKMHWNEGVA, encoded by the coding sequence ATGTTGTCTCTATTTAGGCATGTCGCTCTGATCGGCAAGTACCAAACCACCGGCACCAGCGCTGCGGGGGCCTCGTCCCGCAAATCGCTGGACGAGATTGCCCATTATTTGATGGACCAGGGCTGCGAGGTGGTGATCGAGGCCGACACCGCCGCCAACACGGGCCTGAGCAACTACACCACCATGGATGTGGACGGCATTGGCACCCATTGCGACCTGGCCTTGGTGGTGGGTGGCGACGGCACCATGCTGGGCATCGGGCGCCAGTTGGCGCGCTACCAGGTGCCGCTGATCGGCATCAACTCCGGGCGGCTGGGGTTTATTACCGACATCCGCTTCGAGCAATACAAAACCACACTGGCCCCCATGCTGGCTGGCCACTACGAGGTGGACGACCGCGCCCTGATGCGCGCCCGCGTGATGCGCGACGGCCACTGCGTGTTTGAGGCCGAAGCTATGAACGATGTGGTGGTGAACCGCGGAGCCACCTCGGGCATGGTGGAACTGCGCGTGGAGGTAGACGGACACTTTGTGGCCAACCAGCGGGCGGACGGGCTGATCATCGCCTCGCCCACGGGCTCCACCGCCTACGCCATGTCGGCCGGAGGGCCGCTGTTGCACCCCTCGATTGCGGCTTGGGTGATGGTGCCGATTGCGCCACATACATTGTCAAACAGGCCGATAGCCCTCGCCGATAGTGCGCACATAGCTATCGAAATCGTAGCAGGACGCGATGCCAGCGCCAACTTTGACATGCAAAGCCTGGCCAGCTTGATGCACGGCGACCGCATTGAGGTGACCCGCTCGCAGCACAAGGTGCGCTTTTTGCACCCGAAGGGCTGGACCTACTTTGACACCCTGCGCCAGAAAATGCATTGGAATGAAGGGGTGGCGTAA